One genomic region from Quercus robur chromosome 4, dhQueRobu3.1, whole genome shotgun sequence encodes:
- the LOC126720994 gene encoding trans-resveratrol di-O-methyltransferase-like isoform X2, with protein sequence MKLRIKEVSTKMDLIHGEGVSELFQVQCHLYKHIFSYIDSMSLKCAIQLGIPDTIHNHGQPITLQELVSKLNIHPKKTSCVHRLMRLLVHSGFFAKTIVHENQEKEKEEEAYTLTPSSRLILKDSVTSLSPFVLAMLDPALVSPWQFLGDWFRGSEVTPFEKAHGKGVLDYCNQNPEYNNIFNEGMASDSRLMNLVVKDYKPIFEGLGSLIDVGGGIGTVARIISEAFPHMKCTVLDLPHVVANLPDGKNLKFVGGDMFQYIPPADAILLKWILHDWSDEECVNILKNCKEAITSRGKEGKVIIIDVVVNQEKDEHNVTTTKLFFDALMMVVLTGKERNKKEWEKLFLEAGFSHYKIVSSFGMKSIIEIYL encoded by the exons ATGAAGCTTAGAATTAAAGAGGTCAGCACTAAGATGGATCTCATTCATGGTGAGGGAGTGAGTGAGTTATTTCAGGTTCAATGTCATTTGTATAAACACATTTTTAGCTACATAGATTCTATGTCACTTAAATGTGCAATTCAGCTAGGCATTCCTGACACAATCCACAACCATGGCCAACCCATTACTCTCCAAGAGTTGGTCTCTAAGCTTAATATTCACCCCAAAAAAACTAGCTGCGTGCATAGGCTTATGCGTCTATTGGTGCACTCTGGCTTCTTTGCTAAAACTATTGTTcatgaaaatcaagaaaaagaaaaagaagaagaagcctaTACTCTCACACCTTCTTCTAGGCTTATCCTCAAAGACAGTGTCACTAGCTTATCACCATTTGTTCTAGCAATGCTTGATCCTGCACTTGTAAGCCCATGGCAGTTCTTGGGAGATTGGTTTCGGGGGAGTGAGGTCACACCTTTTGAGAAAGCACACGGGAAAGGTGTCTTGGACTACTGCAACCAAAACCCCGAATACAATAACATTTTCAATGAAGGAATGGCCAGTGATTCCCGATTGATGAACTTGGTTGTTAAGGACTACAAGCCCATTTTTGAGGGTTTAGGTTCATTGATTGATGTTGGAGGTGGTATTGGCACAGTAGCAAGGATTATTTCTGAGGCATTTCCTCACATGAAATGCACTGTGCTTGATCTCCCACATgttgttgccaacttgccaGATGgtaaaaatctgaaatttgttGGTGGCGATATGTTTCAGTATATCCCTCCTGCAGATGCCATTCTGCTCAAG TGGATTTTGCATGATTGGAGTGATGAGGAATGTGTCAACATACTGAAAAATTGCAAGGAGGCTATTACGAGCAGAGGTAAGGAAGGAAAGGTAATTATCATAGACGTAGTGGTAAATCAAGAGAAGGATGAACATAATGTTACCACTACAAAGCTCTTCTTTGATGCACTAATGATGGTTGTGCTCActggaaaagagagaaacaagaaAGAATGGGAGAAGCTGTTCTTGGAGGCTGGCTTTAGCCACTACAAAATTGTGTCATCATTTGGCATGAAGTCCATCATTGAGATTTATCTTTAG